A genomic region of Miscanthus floridulus cultivar M001 chromosome 3, ASM1932011v1, whole genome shotgun sequence contains the following coding sequences:
- the LOC136545438 gene encoding protein LURP-one-related 15-like isoform X2: MAAVPYRAPPLHQAPAPLAVVSPLFCAPYAVPLTVTKKAISRSGRDFIVTDANGAEMLRVNGAIFSVHDRRVLLDAAGQPLLSMREK, encoded by the exons ATGGCGGCGGTGCCCTACAGAGCTCCCCCTCTCCAccaggcgccggcgccgttgGCGGTGGTGTCCCCGCTGTTCTGTGCGCCGTACGCGGTGCCGCTGACGGTGACCAAGAAGGCCATCAGCCGCTCTGGTCGAGACTTCATCGTCACCGACGCCAACGGCGCTGAAATGCTGCGCGTGAACGGCGCCATCTTCAGCGTCCACGACCGCCGCGTCCTGCTCGACGCCGCCGGCCAGCCCCTCCTCTCCATGCGAGAGAAA TAA
- the LOC136545438 gene encoding protein LURP-one-related 15-like isoform X1, with protein MAAVPYRAPPLHQAPAPLAVVSPLFCAPYAVPLTVTKKAISRSGRDFIVTDANGAEMLRVNGAIFSVHDRRVLLDAAGQPLLSMREKPRKLRSFN; from the exons ATGGCGGCGGTGCCCTACAGAGCTCCCCCTCTCCAccaggcgccggcgccgttgGCGGTGGTGTCCCCGCTGTTCTGTGCGCCGTACGCGGTGCCGCTGACGGTGACCAAGAAGGCCATCAGCCGCTCTGGTCGAGACTTCATCGTCACCGACGCCAACGGCGCTGAAATGCTGCGCGTGAACGGCGCCATCTTCAGCGTCCACGACCGCCGCGTCCTGCTCGACGCCGCCGGCCAGCCCCTCCTCTCCATGCGAGAGAAA CCAAGAAAGCTTCGATCTTTCAACTGA
- the LOC136543508 gene encoding uncharacterized protein, translating to MGAHRRGLRGCGGARRGGCGGCGGAPARPRCRLGLRGRTGGACGAAGARGAGAARAAGARRRGHDVVSGCGSAPAGPAGARGAGAAVARGAAGAAGARGEGCGDAVALGRRALWGRAASGSGRGSWRRRGSARAGRAGRFGVGWPVRFR from the coding sequence ATGGGGGCGCACCGGCGGGGCCTGCGGGGCTgcgggggcgcgcggcgcgggggctgCGGGGGCTGCGGGGGCGCGCCGGCGAGGCCGCGATGCCGTCTCGGGCTACGGGGGCGCACCGGCGGGGCCTGCGGGGCTgcgggggcgcgcggcgcgggggctgCGAGGGCTGCGGGGGCGCGCCGGCGGGGCCATGACGTCGTCTCGGGCTGCGGGAGCGCGCCGGCGGGGCCTGctggggcgcgcggcgcgggggctgCGGTGGCGCGCGGCGCTGCGGGGGCTGCGGGGGCGCGCGGCGAGGGCTGTGGAGACGCGGTGGCGCTGGGCCGGCGAGCGCTGTGGGGGCGCGCGGCGAGCGGCAGCGGCAGAGGGAGCTGGCGGCGGCGGGGTAGCGCACGGGCGGGGCGGGCTGGCCGGTTTGGGGTGGGGTGGCCGGTTAGGTTTAGATAA
- the LOC136545439 gene encoding uncharacterized protein — MLMPGVPHHQGSATLSKYKKTYEAAHGGQPIGQLTAYALAHMGPAKSNIEYNPDAGPEAYTNSSVHTRLSSYTEASRLVHGSDYDPRTEERLDPELVMRIGQGKKHGRFYMGDGILETGCTPPLNRLRAASTSSSVPISQRPTAVASIQAELQQLRAQQTSLLVEREAERAEQESERQRVQALEAQQDGLLKFVQQLGQKQGWEIPAELLAPPPPPPYRRESTPHQSGGASNHVEGSPASHVGPSPPGPSPGSHAGASHPSQSP, encoded by the exons atgctgatgccaggtgtacctcaccatcagggcagcgccACCCTCAGCAAATACAAAaagacatat gaggcggcgcacggtggccagccaattggccaactcacggcgtatgctctggcccacatgggcccggcaaagtccaacatcgagtacaacccggatgcgggcccagaggcgtacaccaactccagcgtccacacccgcctcagtTCGTACACAGAGGCATCAAGGTTAGTCCACGGGTCGGACTACgatccgaggaccgaggagcgccttgatcctgagctagtgatgaggattgggcaaggcaagaagcatgggcggttttaCATGGGCGACGGCATCCTCGAGACGGGTTGTACTCCTCCTCTCAACCGCCtacgagcagcgagcacgagctctagcgtgcccataagCCAACGGCCGACAGCGGTGGCTtcaatccag gccgagctgcagcaaCTTCGGGCTCAGCAGACGAGTTTGCTGGTTGAGAGGGAGGCTGAGCGGGCCGAGCAGGAGTCCGAGCGTCAGAGGGTacaagctttggaggcccagcaagatggtttgctcaagttcgtgcaacaacttgggcAGAAACAAGGTTGGGAGATCCCAGCAGAGCTGCttgcaccgccaccaccaccaccatatcgtcgagagtctactccg catcaatcgggtggggcgtcgaaccatgtcgaagggtcgccggcatcgcacgtcgggccatccccacctggaccgtcgccgggatcgcacgctGGGGCGTCCCACCCCTCACAGTCGCCGTGA